Proteins encoded by one window of Erysipelothrix rhusiopathiae:
- a CDS encoding PTS system mannose/fructose/sorbose family transporter subunit IID — translation MNKIETTKEDKKLFREIFWYSFLLENSYNYERQQGLGFAVGMWPAIKRFYHTKEDRADALVRHMQIFNTTPHVVSAITGVATALEKEASQNPDFDKNTINSIKISLMGPFAGIGDSFFWGTIRIIATAIALPLSQQGNILGPILFLIAFNVPHLIVRYLGGVFGYKFGTNLMDSASESGIFAKITKAATIVGLMVIGGMSAQMVKLKTIVAFSFNDTEFLLQQYIDQIFPLLLPLLYTLLMFHLLKNKKKSSMFLLLVTIAFGIIGSYIGLL, via the coding sequence ATGAATAAAATTGAAACAACAAAAGAAGACAAGAAATTATTTAGAGAAATATTTTGGTATTCATTCTTACTTGAAAATTCATATAACTATGAACGCCAACAAGGTCTTGGATTTGCCGTTGGTATGTGGCCTGCAATTAAACGCTTCTATCACACAAAAGAAGATCGTGCCGATGCCCTTGTCCGTCATATGCAAATCTTTAATACGACACCACATGTCGTATCCGCAATTACCGGTGTTGCGACTGCACTTGAAAAAGAAGCAAGTCAAAACCCTGATTTTGATAAGAATACCATCAACAGCATTAAGATTTCATTAATGGGTCCTTTTGCCGGTATTGGTGATTCCTTCTTCTGGGGTACCATTCGTATTATCGCTACCGCAATTGCATTACCTTTATCCCAACAAGGAAATATCCTTGGTCCAATTCTATTCTTAATCGCATTTAATGTACCTCACTTAATCGTTCGATACCTTGGTGGTGTCTTTGGATATAAATTCGGTACAAACCTTATGGATAGTGCTTCAGAATCCGGGATTTTCGCTAAAATAACAAAAGCCGCAACGATTGTTGGATTAATGGTTATTGGGGGTATGAGTGCTCAAATGGTTAAACTTAAAACCATCGTAGCCTTCTCATTCAACGATACCGAGTTTCTCCTCCAACAATACATTGACCAAATATTCCCGTTACTTCTACCACTACTTTATACATTACTCATGTTCCACTTATTAAAGAACAAGAAAAAGAGTTCCATGTTCTTACTCCTTGTCACCATTGCATTTGGTATCATTGGGTCATATATTGGATTACTCTAA